One window of the Polyangium spumosum genome contains the following:
- a CDS encoding DUF5682 family protein, protein MNHRELGPSPETRAEVARRLGLSSALAFFPVRHQSPTCAAKLEALLPSLSPDVILVELPARFEEHLDALLDPESRAPFAFCVVTEEKGPRFVARRDTSRGAEPPRSRAYYPFCDYAPELVALRYAKARGAEVRFIDRLEAPRDEDADAGDLVVAEVALGERLARDARGLFGRSRFTAALCARAGARDFDELWEALFEQGGWDESPEGWAIAVGAYALATRQTFGREELEADGTLARERFMAARIADATRGGRRALVVAGALHVVALGAAREEITQQRRAPRDDAEALVRLVPYTFPRLDALLGYAPGMSGPAFYQHVWEARAEADPFARAAEKVLLETIGRARAEGDALGPGDAIAALAFARELASLRGRPKIGRAEVIEAATSCFVKGELRVSGRRVVAALGEALRGSRVGKLGPVAGPGAITRDFRETAEALGLLPSGGPPRVIELSLATSRKARRCSWFLHRTAWLGLGFATPVGASDEGAAQASTERWTVAYAPEVDARLLDLAAEGASVEEAAARKLARVASTSEGRAGPIAACVGRGVRMGLEAVCLRLAPALEAAIRADEDPRSLLEAGRILRRVRAARAALGSPRAAWLDALGRVAYEEATERLPRLAQTSGARASEVPALLVGLGAATLAADGMGPERARVVVKARAAREIARATSPLVLGALDGLLVSLGEGRGAELGAHFEAARARPEAKGAYLEGLLVLSPRALLDEPSLLEALVVHVSSGSFERFLASLPSLRRALGRLGPRELEEISTRASALLGLGASEAPLVSPLPPEEVARLSAWERRWLEAEAAWAGPSPTSSR, encoded by the coding sequence GTGAACCACAGAGAGCTCGGGCCTTCGCCGGAGACACGCGCCGAGGTGGCGCGGCGGCTCGGCCTCTCGAGCGCGCTCGCCTTCTTCCCGGTGCGGCACCAGAGCCCGACGTGCGCGGCGAAGCTCGAGGCGCTCTTGCCGTCGCTCTCGCCGGACGTGATCCTCGTCGAGCTGCCCGCGCGCTTCGAGGAGCACCTCGACGCGTTGCTCGACCCGGAGAGCCGCGCGCCCTTCGCGTTCTGCGTGGTGACCGAGGAGAAGGGCCCCCGCTTCGTCGCGCGGCGCGACACGAGCCGGGGCGCGGAGCCGCCGCGATCGCGGGCGTACTACCCGTTCTGCGACTACGCGCCCGAGCTCGTGGCGCTGCGGTACGCGAAGGCGCGCGGCGCCGAGGTGCGCTTCATCGATCGGCTCGAAGCGCCACGCGACGAGGACGCGGACGCGGGTGATCTCGTGGTCGCGGAGGTGGCGCTCGGCGAGCGGCTCGCGCGTGACGCGCGAGGCCTCTTCGGGCGGAGCCGGTTCACGGCGGCGCTCTGCGCGCGGGCGGGCGCGCGGGATTTCGACGAGCTCTGGGAGGCGCTCTTCGAGCAAGGAGGCTGGGACGAGAGCCCCGAGGGCTGGGCGATCGCGGTGGGCGCGTACGCGCTCGCGACGCGGCAGACGTTCGGCCGGGAGGAGCTCGAGGCGGACGGGACGCTCGCGCGCGAGCGGTTCATGGCGGCGAGGATCGCGGACGCCACGCGCGGGGGCAGGCGCGCGCTCGTGGTGGCCGGCGCGCTGCACGTGGTCGCGCTCGGCGCCGCGCGCGAGGAGATCACGCAGCAGCGGCGGGCGCCGCGGGACGACGCGGAGGCGCTCGTGCGGCTCGTCCCGTACACGTTCCCGCGGCTCGACGCGTTGCTCGGGTACGCGCCGGGGATGAGCGGGCCCGCGTTTTACCAGCACGTGTGGGAGGCGCGCGCGGAGGCCGATCCCTTCGCGCGGGCGGCGGAGAAGGTCCTGCTCGAGACGATCGGGCGGGCGCGGGCCGAGGGGGACGCGCTCGGGCCGGGGGACGCGATCGCGGCGCTCGCGTTCGCGCGGGAGCTCGCGTCGCTCCGGGGCCGGCCGAAGATCGGGCGGGCCGAGGTGATCGAGGCCGCGACGAGCTGCTTCGTGAAGGGCGAGCTGCGCGTCTCGGGGCGGCGGGTCGTCGCGGCGCTCGGCGAGGCGCTGCGCGGCAGCCGCGTGGGCAAGCTCGGGCCCGTGGCCGGTCCGGGCGCGATCACGCGGGATTTCCGCGAGACGGCCGAGGCGCTTGGCCTCCTGCCCTCCGGAGGGCCGCCGCGGGTGATCGAGCTCTCGCTCGCGACGTCGAGGAAGGCGCGGCGGTGCTCGTGGTTCTTGCATCGCACGGCGTGGCTCGGGCTCGGGTTCGCGACGCCAGTCGGGGCGAGTGACGAGGGGGCTGCCCAGGCGTCAACCGAGCGATGGACCGTGGCGTATGCGCCGGAGGTCGACGCGCGGCTGCTCGACCTCGCGGCGGAGGGGGCGAGCGTCGAGGAGGCGGCGGCGCGCAAGCTCGCGCGCGTGGCCAGCACGAGTGAAGGGCGCGCGGGGCCGATCGCGGCGTGTGTCGGGCGTGGGGTGCGGATGGGGCTCGAAGCGGTCTGCCTGCGGCTCGCGCCGGCCCTCGAGGCGGCGATCCGGGCCGACGAGGATCCGCGCTCGCTGCTCGAAGCGGGGCGGATCCTCCGGCGGGTGCGGGCGGCGCGGGCGGCGCTCGGCTCGCCGCGGGCGGCGTGGCTCGATGCGCTCGGGCGCGTGGCCTACGAGGAGGCGACCGAGAGGTTGCCGCGGCTCGCGCAGACCTCGGGGGCGCGGGCCTCGGAGGTGCCGGCGCTGCTCGTGGGCCTCGGGGCGGCGACGCTCGCGGCGGACGGCATGGGGCCCGAGCGGGCGCGGGTCGTGGTGAAGGCGCGGGCGGCGCGGGAGATCGCCCGGGCCACCTCGCCGCTCGTGCTGGGCGCGCTCGACGGGCTGCTCGTGAGCCTCGGCGAGGGGCGGGGCGCGGAGCTCGGCGCGCATTTCGAGGCGGCGCGGGCCCGGCCGGAGGCGAAGGGCGCGTACCTCGAGGGCCTGCTCGTGCTCTCGCCGCGCGCGTTGCTCGACGAACCCTCGCTCCTCGAAGCGCTCGTCGTGCACGTCTCGTCGGGCAGCTTCGAGCGCTTCCTCGCCTCGCTCCCGTCCTTGCGCCGCGCGCTCGGTCGACTTGGCCCTCGCGAGCTCGAAGAGATCTCCACGCGTGCTTCCGCGCTGCTCGGCCTCGGCGCCTCGGAGGCGCCGCTCGTGTCGCCCTTGCCGCCCGAGGAGGTGGCGCGCCTCTCGGCCTGGGAGCGCCGCTGGCTCGAGGCCGAGGCGGCGTGGGCGGGTCCGTCTCCGACATCGAGCCGCTGA
- a CDS encoding peroxiredoxin family protein encodes MSSLKVGDQAPEIDAQTSAGSRFVLSRQEGLCTVIFFYPKAFTPICTMETAFFRDNYNELALAGANLIGVSTDAEDTQCKFARDSHLNFPLIADADKRIAKAYDVLWPVLGVAQRYTFVVSPEMRLEAIFHHELSAEKHRDDVLRFVHAKFEAQRPKVG; translated from the coding sequence ATGAGCTCGCTCAAGGTCGGGGATCAGGCGCCGGAGATCGACGCGCAGACGAGCGCCGGGAGCCGGTTCGTCCTCTCCCGGCAAGAGGGGCTCTGCACGGTCATCTTCTTCTACCCGAAGGCGTTCACGCCCATCTGCACGATGGAGACGGCGTTCTTCCGGGACAACTACAACGAGCTCGCGCTGGCCGGCGCGAACCTCATCGGCGTGAGCACGGACGCGGAGGACACGCAGTGCAAGTTCGCCCGCGACAGCCACCTGAACTTCCCGCTCATCGCGGACGCGGACAAGCGGATCGCGAAGGCGTACGACGTCCTCTGGCCGGTCCTAGGCGTGGCGCAGCGGTACACGTTCGTGGTGAGCCCCGAGATGCGCCTCGAGGCGATCTTCCACCACGAGCTCAGCGCCGAGAAGCACCGCGACGACGTGCTCCGCTTCGTGCACGCGAAGTTCGAAGCGCAACGGCCCAAGGTCGGCTAG
- a CDS encoding DUF4132 domain-containing protein, producing the protein MIDRAEPSDLEAVFLVRLRSLVPAVRVVEVHADAWPARRVVEQHEGYFAEDVLLLRYEPRREIPFPLRLHGASPDDLAFHERVRRASRVFLRAAALVEARPRRAEQAFGAIEALFEAIGPDAAASMWIEAARTFLALGDEEHAARCLRRLARLSRRAPVSAEMLVEATMSPRAGMIPPGDLVDAAAERLDAPAGLALRLGVLRRVLEAGRDVPPGTMAALASAARAAADPAAAEARIDAALLGCVGLAGTWAPAGEVSLVRARLAALWAHSHVAGEHGERVRDDLARTLRGLLADLDASRLSAVLDVLLPARSHDDGSLVLDVTRCLLGALARENDPAAEDTCARALLHLADVAAPLLFEHADELGPALALAFDKPASRPLLAALCADLDAATRSRLGPAETGPPPRSGSRVRRARSLTRWLPAPLVAATLSALVSSAADPTFAPAASSPALAFAWALRLLGLAQDERTSVDLAEGALSLAEALARRIDPRLVSATNLSAADPTVHLMRPDPAALLRGVALTRACLADRRSLRPERWPAPALPGIEDPRDARFVLLAWALSSLEASEAGSHHLAFARIAEATPLVRAGAGRLSPSTLALRGASGSFARLAEAGVLRIPTADAPSLRDVVLLCAPRELAEAFARDVGLSPPLVAAAPASSVAPPHLDPPAAPAPRELPLPDLDPARSLADLSPRRTHAAALPARDPALPLSPVIAGHVVSLGPRGELHVTPEGASSPLRRVPSSVRNDDRYRALVRGRRAERAHKHEAARLLDDHMLGAARIGAAELAWLLDDPAYASLLRHLVLATRPREPGPPEGLVLLWAWEPTRGLGVVPLDYDARWIGWTDVELVHPADLPDVAPWRVLLDDLGVKQELPQLFRDLRGVPDDELDATESHALARRKTSGAALRRALEDEGFCTGPGLATRTFVHQRSRTTVTAWFDPGSPPWPRDATSSGAFGFQDPSGAPLTFRAVPRPLVCEARARVERALARAASRAR; encoded by the coding sequence GTGATCGATCGGGCCGAGCCCTCCGATCTCGAGGCCGTCTTCCTCGTGCGGCTGCGCTCGCTCGTGCCTGCCGTGCGTGTCGTGGAGGTCCACGCGGATGCCTGGCCGGCGCGCCGCGTCGTCGAGCAGCACGAGGGGTACTTCGCCGAGGACGTGTTGCTCTTGCGGTACGAGCCTCGCAGGGAGATCCCCTTCCCGCTTCGCCTGCACGGCGCGTCGCCCGACGACCTCGCCTTCCACGAACGCGTGCGACGCGCGAGCCGCGTCTTCCTGCGCGCCGCGGCGCTCGTGGAGGCGCGCCCCCGCCGCGCGGAGCAGGCGTTCGGGGCGATCGAGGCGCTCTTCGAGGCGATCGGCCCCGACGCGGCGGCCTCGATGTGGATCGAAGCCGCGCGCACGTTCCTCGCGCTCGGCGACGAGGAGCATGCGGCACGGTGCCTGCGCCGCCTCGCGCGGCTGTCGAGGCGCGCGCCCGTCTCCGCGGAGATGCTCGTCGAGGCAACGATGTCGCCACGCGCCGGGATGATCCCGCCCGGGGATCTCGTCGACGCCGCGGCCGAACGTTTGGATGCCCCCGCGGGCCTCGCGCTCCGGCTCGGCGTGTTGCGACGTGTGCTCGAAGCCGGCCGCGACGTGCCGCCGGGGACGATGGCGGCGCTCGCGAGCGCGGCGCGGGCCGCGGCAGATCCTGCGGCGGCCGAGGCCCGGATCGACGCGGCCCTGCTCGGCTGTGTTGGCCTCGCAGGGACGTGGGCGCCGGCGGGCGAGGTTTCGCTCGTGCGCGCGCGGCTCGCGGCGCTCTGGGCGCACTCGCACGTGGCGGGTGAACACGGCGAGCGCGTGCGCGACGACCTCGCGCGTACGCTGCGCGGCCTGCTCGCCGACCTCGACGCGTCGCGCCTCTCGGCCGTGCTCGATGTCCTGCTGCCCGCGCGCTCGCATGACGATGGATCACTCGTCCTCGACGTCACCCGATGTTTGCTCGGCGCCCTCGCGCGCGAGAACGATCCGGCCGCCGAGGACACCTGCGCCCGCGCTCTCTTGCACCTCGCCGACGTCGCCGCGCCCCTCCTCTTCGAACACGCAGACGAGCTCGGTCCCGCGCTCGCCCTCGCCTTCGACAAACCCGCGTCGCGCCCGCTGCTCGCCGCGCTCTGCGCCGACCTCGACGCCGCCACGCGCTCCCGCCTCGGCCCGGCCGAGACGGGCCCGCCGCCGCGCTCCGGCTCGCGTGTCCGTCGCGCCCGATCCCTCACGCGATGGCTGCCCGCGCCGCTCGTCGCCGCGACCCTCTCCGCGCTCGTGTCTTCCGCCGCGGATCCCACGTTCGCCCCCGCCGCCTCCTCCCCCGCGCTCGCCTTCGCCTGGGCGCTCCGCCTCCTCGGCCTCGCGCAAGACGAACGCACCTCGGTCGACCTCGCCGAAGGCGCGCTCTCCCTCGCCGAGGCCCTCGCGCGGCGTATCGATCCTCGCCTCGTCTCCGCGACGAACCTCTCCGCCGCGGACCCCACCGTCCACCTCATGCGCCCCGATCCTGCCGCGCTCCTCCGCGGCGTCGCGCTCACGCGCGCCTGCCTCGCCGACCGGAGATCCCTGCGCCCCGAGCGCTGGCCCGCCCCGGCCCTGCCCGGCATCGAAGATCCACGCGACGCTCGTTTCGTCCTGCTCGCGTGGGCGCTCTCGTCGCTCGAGGCCTCCGAGGCCGGCAGCCATCACCTCGCCTTCGCGCGTATCGCCGAGGCGACGCCCCTCGTGCGCGCCGGCGCCGGCCGCCTCTCGCCTTCGACGCTCGCCTTGCGTGGCGCCTCGGGCTCGTTCGCTCGCCTCGCCGAGGCGGGTGTCCTCCGCATCCCCACCGCGGACGCGCCCTCCCTCCGCGACGTCGTCCTGCTCTGCGCTCCGCGCGAGCTCGCCGAAGCGTTCGCCCGCGACGTCGGCCTCTCCCCGCCCCTCGTCGCCGCGGCTCCAGCGTCGTCCGTCGCGCCACCACACCTCGATCCCCCCGCTGCCCCGGCCCCGCGCGAGCTTCCCCTGCCCGACCTCGATCCCGCGCGCTCCCTCGCCGATCTCTCGCCGCGAAGAACCCACGCCGCTGCCCTACCCGCGCGAGATCCCGCGCTGCCGCTCTCGCCCGTGATCGCCGGCCACGTCGTCTCGCTCGGGCCTCGCGGCGAGCTCCACGTCACGCCCGAAGGCGCGTCCTCTCCGCTTCGCCGCGTCCCTTCGTCCGTCCGCAACGACGACCGTTACCGCGCGCTCGTCCGCGGACGCCGCGCCGAACGCGCACACAAGCACGAGGCAGCCCGGCTCCTCGATGACCACATGCTCGGCGCCGCGCGTATCGGCGCCGCCGAGCTCGCGTGGCTGCTCGACGATCCCGCCTACGCCTCGCTCCTCCGGCACCTCGTCCTCGCCACGCGCCCGCGCGAGCCCGGCCCGCCCGAGGGCCTCGTGCTCCTCTGGGCCTGGGAGCCGACGCGTGGCCTCGGCGTCGTCCCGCTCGACTACGACGCGCGCTGGATCGGCTGGACCGACGTCGAGCTCGTTCATCCGGCGGACCTGCCCGACGTCGCCCCGTGGCGCGTGCTGCTCGACGACCTCGGCGTCAAGCAGGAGCTGCCCCAGCTCTTCCGTGACCTCCGCGGCGTCCCCGACGACGAGCTCGACGCGACCGAGAGCCACGCCCTCGCGCGTCGGAAGACCTCCGGAGCAGCCCTCCGGCGCGCGCTCGAGGACGAGGGGTTCTGCACGGGACCCGGGCTCGCCACGCGTACGTTCGTCCACCAACGTTCCCGAACGACCGTCACGGCGTGGTTCGACCCGGGCAGCCCTCCCTGGCCCCGCGACGCCACGTCCTCCGGCGCGTTCGGTTTCCAGGACCCGAGCGGCGCTCCGCTGACCTTCCGCGCAGTGCCCCGTCCGCTCGTCTGCGAGGCGAGGGCCCGCGTCGAGCGCGCCCTTGCGCGCGCCGCGTCACGCGCGAGATAG
- a CDS encoding AAA family ATPase — MPESILRPAAEVLFREELDALAAADPHPKPRGFRLSPRMIRTFLLGSGDTKLPRPGGQGEIAVTQKFFGDDALVERAIVTLASPRALLLVGEPGTAKSMLSELLAAAATGTSLLTVQGSAATTEDQIKYTWNYALLLAKGPVREALVPSPLFTAMREGRIARFEELTRCPVEVQDSLVGILSDKVLRVPELEGDDGILFAREGFNLIATANARDRGVNEMSAALRRRFNFESVRPIRDPLVEMALVEREVQKQLAAAGASVPVPRDAVELVVTTFQELRSGRSREGVHLDRPEAPLSTAEAIATLHAAALHAHYYGTGRLGAEEVASHLAGAATLDAADDAAKLERYVETVVRDRAARHGGPWGALIEAWRKIGRAP, encoded by the coding sequence GTGCCCGAATCCATCCTCCGTCCCGCCGCAGAGGTGCTCTTTCGCGAGGAGCTCGACGCGCTCGCCGCCGCCGATCCCCACCCGAAGCCGCGTGGCTTCCGCCTCTCGCCGCGCATGATCCGCACCTTCCTGCTCGGCTCGGGCGACACCAAGCTCCCCCGCCCGGGTGGCCAGGGCGAGATCGCCGTCACCCAGAAATTTTTCGGCGACGACGCGCTCGTCGAGCGCGCGATCGTGACCCTCGCCTCGCCCCGCGCCCTCCTGCTCGTCGGCGAGCCAGGGACCGCGAAGTCGATGCTCTCGGAGCTGCTCGCCGCGGCCGCGACGGGGACGAGCCTGCTCACGGTGCAAGGCAGCGCCGCCACGACCGAGGATCAGATCAAGTACACCTGGAACTACGCGCTGCTCCTGGCGAAGGGCCCCGTGCGGGAGGCGCTCGTGCCTTCGCCGCTCTTCACCGCGATGCGCGAGGGCCGGATCGCGCGCTTCGAGGAGCTGACGCGTTGCCCCGTCGAGGTGCAGGACAGCCTCGTCGGCATCCTCTCGGACAAGGTGCTGCGCGTGCCCGAGCTCGAGGGCGACGACGGCATCCTGTTCGCGCGCGAGGGCTTCAACCTGATCGCCACGGCGAACGCGCGGGATCGCGGGGTGAACGAGATGAGCGCGGCGCTCCGGCGCCGGTTCAACTTCGAGTCCGTGCGGCCGATCCGCGACCCGCTCGTCGAGATGGCGCTCGTCGAGCGCGAGGTGCAAAAGCAACTCGCGGCGGCCGGCGCGAGCGTGCCCGTGCCACGCGACGCGGTGGAGCTCGTGGTGACGACGTTCCAGGAGCTGCGCTCGGGCCGGAGCCGCGAAGGCGTGCACCTCGACCGGCCCGAGGCCCCGCTGTCGACGGCCGAGGCGATCGCGACCTTGCACGCCGCCGCGCTGCACGCGCACTACTACGGCACGGGAAGGCTCGGCGCGGAGGAGGTGGCCTCGCACCTCGCGGGCGCGGCGACGCTCGACGCGGCGGACGACGCGGCGAAGCTCGAGCGGTACGTGGAGACGGTCGTGCGTGATCGAGCCGCGCGGCACGGCGGCCCGTGGGGCGCGCTGATCGAGGCCTGGCGCAAGATCGGCCGCGCGCCGTGA
- a CDS encoding metallophosphoesterase encodes MPSIPPPDGLLTEQYPGRLPGDETVIPKVAVERASKSIQVRRFAGPWHYTEHLSHLRIAHLTDIHVGRVTPWAVQLAAVELTNAEKPDLVLLTGDFVCHSQQYLDRLQYLVQRFEAPVMAVLGNHDYWSGADEVRLALRRGGVEVLDNRHTLIGLRHQMLQVVGLDDAYTGHARRDEALKGLRRDLPTIAMSHIAEEADGLWALGDVPLVLSGHTHAGQVTLARLHELAIGKLAGHRYVHGLYGSRRSGGAHPGAVYVGAGIGASVMPIRLGDRGQREVAIFELGYEPGAIEEHHDDQDPLPGRPPTPEVMAKRAAAVAAKREKRERMKAPRR; translated from the coding sequence GTGCCGAGCATCCCTCCGCCCGACGGCTTGCTCACCGAGCAGTACCCCGGCCGCCTCCCCGGTGACGAGACCGTCATCCCGAAGGTGGCCGTCGAACGCGCCAGCAAGAGCATCCAGGTCCGCCGCTTCGCCGGCCCCTGGCATTACACCGAGCACCTCTCCCACCTGCGCATCGCGCACCTGACCGACATCCACGTCGGCCGCGTGACCCCGTGGGCGGTGCAGCTCGCGGCGGTCGAGCTGACCAACGCGGAGAAGCCCGATCTCGTGCTGCTCACGGGGGATTTCGTCTGCCACAGCCAGCAGTACCTCGATCGCCTCCAGTACCTCGTGCAGCGCTTCGAGGCGCCCGTGATGGCGGTGCTCGGCAACCACGACTACTGGTCCGGCGCCGACGAGGTCCGCCTCGCCTTGCGCCGCGGCGGCGTCGAGGTCCTCGACAACCGCCACACCCTCATCGGCCTGCGCCACCAGATGCTCCAGGTCGTCGGCCTGGACGACGCCTACACCGGCCACGCCCGCCGCGACGAGGCCTTGAAGGGCCTGCGCCGCGACCTGCCCACGATCGCCATGTCCCACATCGCCGAGGAGGCGGATGGCCTCTGGGCGCTCGGCGACGTGCCGCTCGTCCTCTCGGGCCACACCCACGCCGGACAGGTCACGCTCGCGCGTTTGCACGAGCTCGCGATCGGCAAGCTCGCGGGGCACCGCTATGTGCACGGCCTCTACGGCAGCCGCAGGAGCGGCGGCGCGCACCCCGGCGCGGTGTACGTCGGCGCGGGCATCGGCGCGTCCGTCATGCCGATCCGCCTCGGCGATCGGGGTCAACGCGAGGTCGCGATCTTCGAGCTCGGCTACGAGCCCGGCGCCATCGAGGAGCACCACGACGACCAGGACCCGCTCCCCGGCCGCCCGCCCACGCCCGAGGTCATGGCCAAGCGCGCCGCCGCCGTGGCCGCCAAGCGCGAAAAGCGCGAGCGGATGAAGGCGCCGCGGCGCTGA
- a CDS encoding VWA domain-containing protein, which yields MTKGADEKKHEAARRLRLLFGRFADSALGSPLDGDEKLLRIDEDLSFLYDRAFRKQGAGRNTRGAGLGPSVLRPSTWLASVEELFPPEARVVMEEDAAARHGLAALLEDPAALATVTPSPAILALLVRLRGQIPEASLPAARRLIEEAVRELSRALARELVPSLTGASAPRGRTNLRVLANLDARRTVRENLRNYDRARGLLGVERLVFRRRQARKERLRLIVLLDQSGSMVDSVVQAAILAAIFASVPSIDLRLVVFDTHVVDMTELAGDPVEVLFSLQLGGGTLIERAVGYAATLIAEPRRTLCVLISDFREGGALGALVTRVKDLLDAGVTVLGLVALGDKGAGGFDARVTGALSALGMPIGAMTPRELAAWVGRHARGGEA from the coding sequence GTGACGAAGGGCGCGGACGAGAAGAAACACGAAGCGGCGCGGCGGCTGCGGCTGCTCTTCGGGCGCTTCGCGGACAGCGCCCTCGGCAGCCCGCTCGACGGGGACGAGAAGCTCCTCCGGATCGACGAGGATCTCTCGTTCCTCTACGACCGCGCGTTCCGCAAACAGGGCGCAGGGCGCAATACGCGCGGGGCGGGGCTCGGGCCGAGCGTGCTGCGGCCTTCGACGTGGCTCGCGAGCGTGGAGGAACTGTTCCCGCCGGAGGCGCGTGTGGTGATGGAGGAGGACGCGGCGGCGCGGCACGGGCTCGCGGCGTTGCTCGAGGATCCGGCGGCGCTCGCGACGGTGACGCCTTCCCCCGCGATCCTCGCGCTGCTCGTGCGGCTGCGCGGGCAGATCCCGGAGGCGTCGCTCCCCGCGGCGCGGCGGCTCATCGAGGAGGCCGTGCGGGAGCTGTCACGCGCGCTCGCGCGAGAGCTCGTCCCGTCGCTGACGGGCGCGTCCGCGCCGCGAGGTCGTACGAATCTGCGCGTGCTCGCGAACCTCGACGCGCGGCGGACGGTGCGCGAGAACCTCCGGAACTACGACCGCGCGCGCGGGCTGCTCGGCGTCGAGCGGCTCGTGTTCCGGCGGCGACAGGCGCGAAAGGAGCGGCTGCGGCTGATCGTGCTGCTCGATCAGAGCGGCTCGATGGTGGACAGCGTGGTGCAGGCGGCGATCCTGGCGGCGATCTTCGCGTCGGTGCCGTCGATCGATCTGCGGCTCGTCGTGTTCGACACGCACGTGGTGGACATGACGGAGCTCGCCGGGGATCCGGTGGAGGTGCTGTTCTCGCTGCAGCTCGGGGGCGGGACGTTGATCGAGCGGGCCGTGGGGTACGCGGCGACGCTGATCGCCGAGCCGCGGCGGACGCTCTGCGTGCTGATCTCGGATTTCCGCGAGGGAGGCGCGCTCGGGGCGCTCGTGACGCGGGTGAAGGATCTGCTCGACGCCGGGGTGACGGTGCTCGGGCTCGTGGCCCTCGGCGACAAGGGCGCGGGTGGGTTCGACGCGCGCGTGACGGGCGCGCTCTCGGCGCTCGGGATGCCGATCGGGGCGATGACGCCGCGCGAGCTCGCGGCCTGGGTCGGGCGTCACGCGCGCGGGGGCGAGGCGTGA